In Triticum aestivum cultivar Chinese Spring chromosome 5B, IWGSC CS RefSeq v2.1, whole genome shotgun sequence, the following proteins share a genomic window:
- the LOC123110814 gene encoding golgin candidate 6 isoform X2: protein MDSRSINLRGFAGSAGKNIMQGIGGFVFGNEASESKEDSYVERFLDRISNGTMPDDRRSAMTELQSLVAESRSAQMSFGAMGFPVLLNVLKEDREDVELVRGALETLVSALTPIETSQGLKTEVQPASMNSDLLSRETENISLLLSLLTEEDFYVRYYTIQLLTALLTNSLKRLQEAILLIPRGITVLMDMLMDREVIRNEALLLLTYLTRDAEEIQKIVVFEGAFEKLFSIIGEEGFSDGGVVVQDCLELLNNLIRNNASNQMLLKETMGFDPLISILKIRRGSAFNFTQQKTVNLLGALHTVELLLMGGPPGETGKDTSKITNQTALAQRNILDHLLLLGVESQWAPVALRCTALRCIGSLVLRNPQNLDSLASKQVGEEPHVQPALNAILAIILRTSVAQEFVAADYVFKCFCETNPNGQALLASTIAPHPNQGTATHGASSDMPFGSALLQALVSSDVNGDMEACCRASSVLTHIIKDNLQCKDRVLQIQLETPTPSLGRTEPLLHRIVTCLSFAALAEGENDQSSQSEGSYIQPVILRLLITWLADCANAVNCLLESAVHLNYIIELAANKRFTGCVRGLAAVVLGACVLNNASREKGRDAFAVADAISQKIGLTTYFLRFDELRKSFLHLPSGQQNHKQLSRSSANSMSDFQEIEEEETNKGDQHPVLSEIFDSQLVSLLSKLETDIRECIMDLFSRTKTATAVLPAELEQKNGEVDGEYIKRLKSFVERQCNEMQDLLGRNAILAEDLVRTGGGSTSDSSEKPSSGRERVQIEALRQELEGAARRIEVLKTEKAQIEAEASNQRNLAVKLESDLKSLADAYNSLEQSNYRLDAEVKTLRQGGSAPYPDVEAIKAQAKEEAEKESEVELNDLLVCLGQEQSKVEKLSARLAELGEDVDTLLQGIGDDAALPPDDDDDDDDDDDEK, encoded by the exons ATGGACTCCCGGTCGATCAACCTTCGGGGCTTCGCCGGAAGCGCAGGAAAAAATATCATGCAG GGGATTGGGGGATTCGTTTTCGGCAATGAGGCGTCCGAGTCCAAGGAAGATAG CTACGTTGAGAGATTCCTTGACCGCATAAGCAACGGCACGATGCCTGATGATAGGAGATCTGCCATGACTGAGCTACAGTCTCTCGTGGCGGAGAGCCGTTCGGCTCAGATGTCTTTTGGAGCTATGG GCTTCCCTGTCCTTCTCAATGTTTTGAAAGAAGACCGTGAGGATGTTGAGCTCGTCAGAGGTGCCCTAGAAACCCTTGTGAGCGCGCTGACTCCTATTGAGACATCACAGGGACTGAAAACTGAGGTCCAACCAGCATCAATGAACTCTGATTTGCTTTCTCGAGAAACAGAGAATATTTCTCTTCTCTTGAGCTTACTG ACAGAGGAGGATTTCTATGTGCGATATTACACAATCCAGCTTTTAACAGCGTTACTTACAAACTCGTTGAAAAG ATTACAGGAGGCAATTCTATTAATTCCTCGTGGCATTACAGTTTTAATGGACATGCTTATGGACCGCGAG GTCATAAGGAATGAAGCACTGTTACTTCTTACTTATCTGACCAGAGACGCAGAG GAAATTCAAAAAATTGTTGTATTTGAGGGTGCATTTGAGAAGTTGTTTAGCATTATTGGGGAGGAGGGATTTTCTGATGGAGGCGTCGTTGTTCAG GATTGCCTTGAACTTTTAAATAATTTAATACGGAACAATGCGTCCAATCAG ATGCTTTTGAAAGAGACAATGGGCTTTGACCCATTGATATCAATACTAAAGATTAGGAGAGGCAGTGCATTCAATTTTACCCAACAGAAG ACAGTAAATCTTCTCGGTGCCTTACATACCGTCGAACTGCTTTTGATGGGGGGCCCACCGGGTGAAACAGGTAAAGATACCAGCAAGATCACCAATCAAACTGCACTAGCTCAG AGAAACATTCTTGACCATCTTCTATTATTGGGCGTTGAAAGTCAGTGGGCCCCTGTAGCTCTTCGCTGTACG GCATTGCGGTGTATTGGCAGCTTGGTActaagaaatcctcaaaatctcgATTCTCTTGCAAGCAAGCAAGTTGGGGAAGAACCTCATGTTCAGCCTGCACTGAATGCGATCTTAGCTATAATCCTGCGAACCTCCGTAGCACAGGAATTTGTTGCTGCTGATTATGTCTTCAAGTGTTTCTGCGAG ACAAATCCCAATGGTCAGGCATTATTAGCATCAACTATTGCTCCACATCCAAACCAAGGAACTGCTACCCATGGTGCTTCTAGTGACATGCCATTTGGAAG TGCACTTCTGCAAGCTCTGGTGTCAAGTGATGTTAATGGAGATATGGAG GCATGTTGCAGAGCATCTAGTGTTCTTACTCACATAATCAAGGACAACTTGCAATGCAAAGATCGC GTATTGCAAATTCAGCTTGAAACACCTACGCCATCCTTGGGACGCACCGAGCCTCTCTTGCATCGGATTGTTACGTGTTTATCCTTTGCAGCTTTAGCAGAAGGAGAAAATGACCAAAGCAGTCAATCAGAAGGATCATATATTCAGCCTGTTATTCTCCGGCTACTCATCACATGGCTTGCGGATTGTGCAAATGCTGTAAATTGCCTTTTGGAATCAGCGGTACACCTAAACTACATAATCGAGCTTGCCGCAAATAAACGTTTCACCGGTTGCGTCCGTGGATTAGCTGCCGTTGTTTTAGGTGCTTGTGTCCTCAATAATGCAAGCCGTGAGAAGGGCCGAGATGCCTTTGCTGTTGCAGATGCTATAAGCCAAAAGATTGGCCTTACTACATACTTTTTGAGGTTCGATGAGCTGCGGAAAAGCTTTCTTCACCTACCATCAGGGCAGCAGAACCACAAGCAGCTTTCACGGTCAAGTGCAAACAGTATGTCTGATTTCCAAGAGATTGAAGAGGAGGAAACAAATAAAGGCGATCAACATCCAGTCCTTTCTGAAATTTTTGATTCACAATTAGTTAGTTTACTCAGTAAGCTTGAGACTGATATTAGAGAATGTATAATGGATCTCTTTAGTCGAACAAAGACCGCAACTGCAGTTCTACCTGCTGAGTTGGAGCAGAAGAACGGGGAGGTTGATGGAGAGTATATCAAGCGGTTGAAGTCATTTGTAGAGAGACAGTGCAACGAGATGCAG GACTTGCTAGGCCGAAATGCAATCTTAGCAGAAGATCTAGTGAGAACTGGTGGTGGCAGCACTTCAGATTCTTCCGAGAAACCAAGCAGTGGCCGAGAAAGGGTCCAGATTGAAGCCCTCAGACAAGAACTGGAGGGCGCAGCACGGCGAATAGAAGTGCTCAAAACTGAAAAAGCTCAGATCGAAGCCGAAGCTAGCAACCAACGAAATCTTGCAGTAAAACTTGAATCTGATCTTAAGAGCTTGGCAGATGCTTACAACAGTCTTGAGCAGTCCAACTACCGCCTTGATGCAGAGGTGAAAACCTTGAGGCAGGGAGGCAGTGCTCCCTACCCAGACGTAGAAGCAATAAAAGCGCAAGCCAAGGAAGAGGCAGAGAAGGAAAGTGAGGTGGAACTGAACGATCTACTCGTCTGCTTGGGACAGGAGCAAAGCAAGGTTGAGAAGCTGAGTGCACGGCTGGCAGAGCTCGGTGAGGACGTGGACACCCTGCTGCAAGGTATCGGCGATGATGCTGCCTTGCCaccagacgacgatgatgatgatgacgacgacgacgatgagaaGTAA
- the LOC123110815 gene encoding acyl-CoA-binding domain-containing protein 6 isoform X2 has protein sequence MVVFGGDSGHHLLDDTKILNLEKLTWDSTTPKVLPSPIRSTSKLPACKGHCMVSWGNSVILVGGRSEPATDRLSVWAFNTETEIWSLMEAKGDIPAARSGHTVTRAGAMLIVFGGEDTKGKKRHDLHMFDLKSSTWLPLNYKGSGPSPRSNHIAALYDDRVLLIFGGHSKSKTLNDLFSLDFETMVWSRVKTNGPHPSPRAGCSGALCGTKWYITGGGSKKKRQAETWVFDVLESKWTVRAVPPSSSITTKKGFSMVPLYHRDKIVLVAFGGNKKDPSDKVEVLVVLQNDHSFSWRSAPDVDPLLYEYSPSTKELAGHLNKCAPLYSNSSVARHSLASTVERASREEDGALGTSLHRKYGQVEDCSLAQKLEKPIDDDKYDDADDCSSCPASTPKDHRSKRTGADTQTDMARTVAVKEENADNQGPSGRRIARSSSDISHLYNTKITDLIRRNAALEDQLVAALASKEQAEKNLSLVMSSREQLEKRLASRGKEAELLKEKIAGLELAQEESNSLSNAVHADNVRLEREVAFLKAVADETRKEMHSTRRVLAGEQSRTFQLQVEVFHLKQRLQTAKGRSGTPRKPHNP, from the exons ATGGTAGTTTTTGGTGGTGATTCTGGTCACCACTTGTTGGATGATACAAAG ATATTGAATCTGGAGAAGCTTACATGGGATTCTACCACCCCAAAAGTTCTTCCATCGCCAATTCGATCTACTTCCAAGTTGCCAGCCTGCAAAGGTCATTGTATG GTTTCGTGGGGGAATAGCGTTATTCTTGTTGGAGGCAGAAGTGAGCCTGCTACTGATCGTTTATCAG TTTGGGCTTTCAATACCGAAACGGAGATTTGGTCACTGATGGAAGCCAAGGGTGATATCCCT GCAGCTCGAAGTGGCCACACAGTGACCAGGGCAGGCGCTATGCTGATAGTTTTTGGTGGTGAGGACACGAAAGGGAAGAAGCGTCATGATCTTCACATGTTCGATCTCAAGTCATCAACATGGCTTCCTTTGAACTATAA AGGCTCCGGACCTTCTCCTAGATCCAATCATATTGCTGCATTGTATGATGATAGGGTCCTTTTAATATTTGGAGGCCACTCAAAATCCAAGACCTTGAATGATCTATTTTCTTTAGATTTTGAGACA ATGGTATGGTCAAGGGTGAAGACAAATGGTCCTCACCCATCGCCTCGAGCAGGGTGTAGTGGAGCTCTATGTGGAACTAAATGGTACATCACTGGTGGTGGAAGCAAGAAGAAAC GACAAGCGGAAACCTGGGTTTTTGATGTTCTAGAATCGAAGTGGACTGTTCGTGCAGTACCGCCTAGTTCCTCGATTACTACAAAGAAA GGTTTCAGCATGGTTCCTTTGTACCATAGGGACAAGATCGTTCTTGTTGCTTTTGGAGGAAACAAAAAAGATCCATCCGACAAG GTTGAAGTATTAGTGGTTCTGCAAAACGACCATTCTTTTAGCTGGCGGTCTGCCCCAGATGTAGACCCATTGTTGTATGAATATTCTCCAAGCACCAAAGAGCTCGCCGGGCATCTCAACAAATGTGCTCCCTTGTACTCTAATAGTTCTGTTGCAAGGCACAGTCTAGCCTCTACAGTAGAGCGTGCGTCTAGAGAGGAGGATGGAGCTCTGGGCACTTCGCTCCACAGGAAGTATGGTCAAGTAGAAGACTGCAGCTTAGCCCAAAAGCTTGAGAAACCGATCGATGATGACAAATACGACGATGCCGATGATTGTTCTTCGTGTCCGGCAAGCACC CCGAAAGATCACCGGAGCAAGAGGACAGGGGCCGATACTCAGACTGACATGGCCAGAACTGTAGCCGTCAAGGAAGAAAATGCTGACAACCAAGGACCAAGTGGAAGAAGGATAGCCAGGAGCTCTTCAGACATCAGCCATCTGTACAACACCAAAATAACAGACTTGATCAGAAGGAACGCGGCGCTTGAGGACCAGCTTGTGGCCGCACTGGCAAGCAAAGAGCAGGCAGAGAAGAACCTGTCCTTGGTCATGAGTAGTAGGGAGCAGCTGGAGAAGAGGCTGGCCAGCAGGGGAAAGGAGGCTGAGCTGCTCAAGGAGAAGATAGCAGGCTTGGAGTTGGCACAAGAGGAGTCTAACAGCCTGTCTAACGCCGTGCACGCCGACAATGTGCGCCTCGAGCGGGAAGTGGCGTTCCTCAAGGCCGTCGCGGATGAGACCCGAAAG GAGATGCATTCCACCCGCAGAGTTTTGGCGGGAGAGCAGTCACGGACGTTCCAACTACAG GTTGAGGTGTTCCATCTGAAGCAGCGGCTGCAAACGGCGAAAGGAAGATCTGGAACGCCAAGGAAGCCTCATAATCCTTAG
- the LOC123110814 gene encoding golgin candidate 6 isoform X1, producing MDSRSINLRGFAGSAGKNIMQGIGGFVFGNEASESKEDSYVERFLDRISNGTMPDDRRSAMTELQSLVAESRSAQMSFGAMGFPVLLNVLKEDREDVELVRGALETLVSALTPIETSQGLKTEVQPASMNSDLLSRETENISLLLSLLTEEDFYVRYYTIQLLTALLTNSLKRCPVSLFLLGCIHHTLNLFNSFLPFWCFRLQEAILLIPRGITVLMDMLMDREVIRNEALLLLTYLTRDAEEIQKIVVFEGAFEKLFSIIGEEGFSDGGVVVQDCLELLNNLIRNNASNQMLLKETMGFDPLISILKIRRGSAFNFTQQKTVNLLGALHTVELLLMGGPPGETGKDTSKITNQTALAQRNILDHLLLLGVESQWAPVALRCTALRCIGSLVLRNPQNLDSLASKQVGEEPHVQPALNAILAIILRTSVAQEFVAADYVFKCFCETNPNGQALLASTIAPHPNQGTATHGASSDMPFGSALLQALVSSDVNGDMEACCRASSVLTHIIKDNLQCKDRVLQIQLETPTPSLGRTEPLLHRIVTCLSFAALAEGENDQSSQSEGSYIQPVILRLLITWLADCANAVNCLLESAVHLNYIIELAANKRFTGCVRGLAAVVLGACVLNNASREKGRDAFAVADAISQKIGLTTYFLRFDELRKSFLHLPSGQQNHKQLSRSSANSMSDFQEIEEEETNKGDQHPVLSEIFDSQLVSLLSKLETDIRECIMDLFSRTKTATAVLPAELEQKNGEVDGEYIKRLKSFVERQCNEMQDLLGRNAILAEDLVRTGGGSTSDSSEKPSSGRERVQIEALRQELEGAARRIEVLKTEKAQIEAEASNQRNLAVKLESDLKSLADAYNSLEQSNYRLDAEVKTLRQGGSAPYPDVEAIKAQAKEEAEKESEVELNDLLVCLGQEQSKVEKLSARLAELGEDVDTLLQGIGDDAALPPDDDDDDDDDDDEK from the exons ATGGACTCCCGGTCGATCAACCTTCGGGGCTTCGCCGGAAGCGCAGGAAAAAATATCATGCAG GGGATTGGGGGATTCGTTTTCGGCAATGAGGCGTCCGAGTCCAAGGAAGATAG CTACGTTGAGAGATTCCTTGACCGCATAAGCAACGGCACGATGCCTGATGATAGGAGATCTGCCATGACTGAGCTACAGTCTCTCGTGGCGGAGAGCCGTTCGGCTCAGATGTCTTTTGGAGCTATGG GCTTCCCTGTCCTTCTCAATGTTTTGAAAGAAGACCGTGAGGATGTTGAGCTCGTCAGAGGTGCCCTAGAAACCCTTGTGAGCGCGCTGACTCCTATTGAGACATCACAGGGACTGAAAACTGAGGTCCAACCAGCATCAATGAACTCTGATTTGCTTTCTCGAGAAACAGAGAATATTTCTCTTCTCTTGAGCTTACTG ACAGAGGAGGATTTCTATGTGCGATATTACACAATCCAGCTTTTAACAGCGTTACTTACAAACTCGTTGAAAAGGTGCCCAGTAAGTCTTTTTCTGTTGGGATGCATCCACCACACTTTAAACCTTTTTAACTCCTTTTTACCCTTTTGGTGTTTCAGATTACAGGAGGCAATTCTATTAATTCCTCGTGGCATTACAGTTTTAATGGACATGCTTATGGACCGCGAG GTCATAAGGAATGAAGCACTGTTACTTCTTACTTATCTGACCAGAGACGCAGAG GAAATTCAAAAAATTGTTGTATTTGAGGGTGCATTTGAGAAGTTGTTTAGCATTATTGGGGAGGAGGGATTTTCTGATGGAGGCGTCGTTGTTCAG GATTGCCTTGAACTTTTAAATAATTTAATACGGAACAATGCGTCCAATCAG ATGCTTTTGAAAGAGACAATGGGCTTTGACCCATTGATATCAATACTAAAGATTAGGAGAGGCAGTGCATTCAATTTTACCCAACAGAAG ACAGTAAATCTTCTCGGTGCCTTACATACCGTCGAACTGCTTTTGATGGGGGGCCCACCGGGTGAAACAGGTAAAGATACCAGCAAGATCACCAATCAAACTGCACTAGCTCAG AGAAACATTCTTGACCATCTTCTATTATTGGGCGTTGAAAGTCAGTGGGCCCCTGTAGCTCTTCGCTGTACG GCATTGCGGTGTATTGGCAGCTTGGTActaagaaatcctcaaaatctcgATTCTCTTGCAAGCAAGCAAGTTGGGGAAGAACCTCATGTTCAGCCTGCACTGAATGCGATCTTAGCTATAATCCTGCGAACCTCCGTAGCACAGGAATTTGTTGCTGCTGATTATGTCTTCAAGTGTTTCTGCGAG ACAAATCCCAATGGTCAGGCATTATTAGCATCAACTATTGCTCCACATCCAAACCAAGGAACTGCTACCCATGGTGCTTCTAGTGACATGCCATTTGGAAG TGCACTTCTGCAAGCTCTGGTGTCAAGTGATGTTAATGGAGATATGGAG GCATGTTGCAGAGCATCTAGTGTTCTTACTCACATAATCAAGGACAACTTGCAATGCAAAGATCGC GTATTGCAAATTCAGCTTGAAACACCTACGCCATCCTTGGGACGCACCGAGCCTCTCTTGCATCGGATTGTTACGTGTTTATCCTTTGCAGCTTTAGCAGAAGGAGAAAATGACCAAAGCAGTCAATCAGAAGGATCATATATTCAGCCTGTTATTCTCCGGCTACTCATCACATGGCTTGCGGATTGTGCAAATGCTGTAAATTGCCTTTTGGAATCAGCGGTACACCTAAACTACATAATCGAGCTTGCCGCAAATAAACGTTTCACCGGTTGCGTCCGTGGATTAGCTGCCGTTGTTTTAGGTGCTTGTGTCCTCAATAATGCAAGCCGTGAGAAGGGCCGAGATGCCTTTGCTGTTGCAGATGCTATAAGCCAAAAGATTGGCCTTACTACATACTTTTTGAGGTTCGATGAGCTGCGGAAAAGCTTTCTTCACCTACCATCAGGGCAGCAGAACCACAAGCAGCTTTCACGGTCAAGTGCAAACAGTATGTCTGATTTCCAAGAGATTGAAGAGGAGGAAACAAATAAAGGCGATCAACATCCAGTCCTTTCTGAAATTTTTGATTCACAATTAGTTAGTTTACTCAGTAAGCTTGAGACTGATATTAGAGAATGTATAATGGATCTCTTTAGTCGAACAAAGACCGCAACTGCAGTTCTACCTGCTGAGTTGGAGCAGAAGAACGGGGAGGTTGATGGAGAGTATATCAAGCGGTTGAAGTCATTTGTAGAGAGACAGTGCAACGAGATGCAG GACTTGCTAGGCCGAAATGCAATCTTAGCAGAAGATCTAGTGAGAACTGGTGGTGGCAGCACTTCAGATTCTTCCGAGAAACCAAGCAGTGGCCGAGAAAGGGTCCAGATTGAAGCCCTCAGACAAGAACTGGAGGGCGCAGCACGGCGAATAGAAGTGCTCAAAACTGAAAAAGCTCAGATCGAAGCCGAAGCTAGCAACCAACGAAATCTTGCAGTAAAACTTGAATCTGATCTTAAGAGCTTGGCAGATGCTTACAACAGTCTTGAGCAGTCCAACTACCGCCTTGATGCAGAGGTGAAAACCTTGAGGCAGGGAGGCAGTGCTCCCTACCCAGACGTAGAAGCAATAAAAGCGCAAGCCAAGGAAGAGGCAGAGAAGGAAAGTGAGGTGGAACTGAACGATCTACTCGTCTGCTTGGGACAGGAGCAAAGCAAGGTTGAGAAGCTGAGTGCACGGCTGGCAGAGCTCGGTGAGGACGTGGACACCCTGCTGCAAGGTATCGGCGATGATGCTGCCTTGCCaccagacgacgatgatgatgatgacgacgacgacgatgagaaGTAA
- the LOC123110815 gene encoding acyl-CoA-binding domain-containing protein 6 isoform X1, whose product MFAFSRRRMKLGRSKGHKSDPLHGSRSPGGHLSLSNGGDPITASVSGRADDLAYRCSSDSFDLDARALDSSENWAVLPTEGDKPAPRFSHAAAIVGSKMVVFGGDSGHHLLDDTKILNLEKLTWDSTTPKVLPSPIRSTSKLPACKGHCMVSWGNSVILVGGRSEPATDRLSVWAFNTETEIWSLMEAKGDIPAARSGHTVTRAGAMLIVFGGEDTKGKKRHDLHMFDLKSSTWLPLNYKGSGPSPRSNHIAALYDDRVLLIFGGHSKSKTLNDLFSLDFETMVWSRVKTNGPHPSPRAGCSGALCGTKWYITGGGSKKKRQAETWVFDVLESKWTVRAVPPSSSITTKKGFSMVPLYHRDKIVLVAFGGNKKDPSDKVEVLVVLQNDHSFSWRSAPDVDPLLYEYSPSTKELAGHLNKCAPLYSNSSVARHSLASTVERASREEDGALGTSLHRKYGQVEDCSLAQKLEKPIDDDKYDDADDCSSCPASTPKDHRSKRTGADTQTDMARTVAVKEENADNQGPSGRRIARSSSDISHLYNTKITDLIRRNAALEDQLVAALASKEQAEKNLSLVMSSREQLEKRLASRGKEAELLKEKIAGLELAQEESNSLSNAVHADNVRLEREVAFLKAVADETRKEMHSTRRVLAGEQSRTFQLQVEVFHLKQRLQTAKGRSGTPRKPHNP is encoded by the exons ATGTTCGCTTTCTCGCGCCGCCGAATGAAGCTTGGAAG GTCCAAGGGCCACAAGAGTGATCCTTTGCACGGCTCTAGGAGCCCTGGGGGGCACCTCAGCCTGTCAAAT GGCGGTGACCCGATCACAGCATCGGTAAGTGGCCGTGCAGATGACCTTGCTTACCGCTGCTCTTCTGATTCATTTGATCTCGATGCCCGTGCATTGGATAGCTCGGAGAATTGGGCTGTGTTGCCCACAGAGGGCGACAAACCTGCTCCTCGTTTCTCT CACGCGGCAGCCATTGTAGGCAGCAAGATGGTAGTTTTTGGTGGTGATTCTGGTCACCACTTGTTGGATGATACAAAG ATATTGAATCTGGAGAAGCTTACATGGGATTCTACCACCCCAAAAGTTCTTCCATCGCCAATTCGATCTACTTCCAAGTTGCCAGCCTGCAAAGGTCATTGTATG GTTTCGTGGGGGAATAGCGTTATTCTTGTTGGAGGCAGAAGTGAGCCTGCTACTGATCGTTTATCAG TTTGGGCTTTCAATACCGAAACGGAGATTTGGTCACTGATGGAAGCCAAGGGTGATATCCCT GCAGCTCGAAGTGGCCACACAGTGACCAGGGCAGGCGCTATGCTGATAGTTTTTGGTGGTGAGGACACGAAAGGGAAGAAGCGTCATGATCTTCACATGTTCGATCTCAAGTCATCAACATGGCTTCCTTTGAACTATAA AGGCTCCGGACCTTCTCCTAGATCCAATCATATTGCTGCATTGTATGATGATAGGGTCCTTTTAATATTTGGAGGCCACTCAAAATCCAAGACCTTGAATGATCTATTTTCTTTAGATTTTGAGACA ATGGTATGGTCAAGGGTGAAGACAAATGGTCCTCACCCATCGCCTCGAGCAGGGTGTAGTGGAGCTCTATGTGGAACTAAATGGTACATCACTGGTGGTGGAAGCAAGAAGAAAC GACAAGCGGAAACCTGGGTTTTTGATGTTCTAGAATCGAAGTGGACTGTTCGTGCAGTACCGCCTAGTTCCTCGATTACTACAAAGAAA GGTTTCAGCATGGTTCCTTTGTACCATAGGGACAAGATCGTTCTTGTTGCTTTTGGAGGAAACAAAAAAGATCCATCCGACAAG GTTGAAGTATTAGTGGTTCTGCAAAACGACCATTCTTTTAGCTGGCGGTCTGCCCCAGATGTAGACCCATTGTTGTATGAATATTCTCCAAGCACCAAAGAGCTCGCCGGGCATCTCAACAAATGTGCTCCCTTGTACTCTAATAGTTCTGTTGCAAGGCACAGTCTAGCCTCTACAGTAGAGCGTGCGTCTAGAGAGGAGGATGGAGCTCTGGGCACTTCGCTCCACAGGAAGTATGGTCAAGTAGAAGACTGCAGCTTAGCCCAAAAGCTTGAGAAACCGATCGATGATGACAAATACGACGATGCCGATGATTGTTCTTCGTGTCCGGCAAGCACC CCGAAAGATCACCGGAGCAAGAGGACAGGGGCCGATACTCAGACTGACATGGCCAGAACTGTAGCCGTCAAGGAAGAAAATGCTGACAACCAAGGACCAAGTGGAAGAAGGATAGCCAGGAGCTCTTCAGACATCAGCCATCTGTACAACACCAAAATAACAGACTTGATCAGAAGGAACGCGGCGCTTGAGGACCAGCTTGTGGCCGCACTGGCAAGCAAAGAGCAGGCAGAGAAGAACCTGTCCTTGGTCATGAGTAGTAGGGAGCAGCTGGAGAAGAGGCTGGCCAGCAGGGGAAAGGAGGCTGAGCTGCTCAAGGAGAAGATAGCAGGCTTGGAGTTGGCACAAGAGGAGTCTAACAGCCTGTCTAACGCCGTGCACGCCGACAATGTGCGCCTCGAGCGGGAAGTGGCGTTCCTCAAGGCCGTCGCGGATGAGACCCGAAAG GAGATGCATTCCACCCGCAGAGTTTTGGCGGGAGAGCAGTCACGGACGTTCCAACTACAG GTTGAGGTGTTCCATCTGAAGCAGCGGCTGCAAACGGCGAAAGGAAGATCTGGAACGCCAAGGAAGCCTCATAATCCTTAG